Proteins from one Anopheles nili chromosome 2, idAnoNiliSN_F5_01, whole genome shotgun sequence genomic window:
- the LOC128720922 gene encoding uncharacterized protein LOC128720922, protein MVPSSVALVAVLLPLAVLSAPTVHLQDGVHISSASGESSDNDRSVTEPGTIMKPHIVEPTWITVTMPPLAYNQPVGSINQPHVMPPYVGYFAVPPQYQPPVANSWPSYYPAPNMVVLPPYPGNHLCNQPASSYRVI, encoded by the exons ATGGTTCCTTCGAGTGTGGCTCTCGTGGCGGTACTTTTACCTCTAGCAGTGCTCAGTGCGCCAACCGTG CACCTGCAGGATGGTGTCCACATCTCATCTGCTTCTGGTGAGTCTTCCGACAACGACCGCTCGGTGACGGAACCGGGCACGATAATGAAACCCCATATTGTGGAGCCCACCTGGATAACGGTGACGATGCCACCGTTGGCGTACAACCAGCCAGTCGGATCCATAAACCAGCCCCACGTGATGCCACCGTACGTCGGATACTTCGCTGTACCGCCCCAATATCAGCCACCAGTGGCCAATTCGTGGCCCTCGTACTACCCGGCACCCAACATGGTCGTTCTGCCGCCGTATCCTGGCAATCATCTGTGCAACCAGCCGGCCAGCTCGTACCGTGTGATATAA
- the LOC128731112 gene encoding monocarboxylate transporter 7 encodes MATGSVVRVPPEGGWGLLVGVGMAMMFVVTLGSLPSFGLMFGDFLTELGEETGAIALITSCFFSALSFAGLFTNTLMKKTSCRTVGLIGAAFYIAGSMLTVFVRSTNELLISFALFQGAGFGLMIPVSYTTFNAYFVEKRVVMMSVAQTLIGLGTMFYPIFIQRSMDAFGFRGCMAVLAAVNSHTLLAMLVMHPVEWHMRLVPSSPLPELAPMVDGKVAEKTSSEDGDGFEELPARARALSQRSAKLRGSRRASSIPGLGNWSGPVVVSDSTERDSKPATKWQILVDFLDLTLLKDPVYVNIVLGISFALYSDLAFFTLQPMYLFMLAFSKADVSLIIAIGAGADLISRIFLAISSTCLNIRARYVYLAGALFTIVARFGFLCVFDFYGMAIVTAIMGFLRTWIHVPLPLVFSEYLPQDRFPSGYGLFMFLQGNITFAIGPIVGYIRDVTGSYTVSFHCLTLVMALCVVPWFFEICYYRLKRKARDVEAAHGPIPVICETKE; translated from the exons ATGGCCACCGGAAGTGTAGTGCGTGTCCCACCcgagggtgggtggggtttgCTGGTGGGCGTCGGTATGGCCATGATGTTCGTCGTGACGCTTGGTTCGCTGCCCTCGTTTGGGTTGATGTTTGGTGATTTTCTGACCGAACTGGGTGAAGAAACCGGTGCCATTGCGCTCATCACGAGTTGCTTCTTTAGTGCGCTCAGCTTTGCCGGGCTGTTCACCAACACGCTCATGAAGAAGACATCCTGCCGGACGGTTGGGTTGATTGGGGCGGCTTTTTACATCGCCGGGAGTATGTTGACCGTGTTTGTGCGTTCTACCAACGAGCTGCTCATCTCGTTCGCACTCTTCCAAG GTGCCGGCTTTGGGCTGATGATTCCCGTGTCCTACACGACGTTTAACGCGTACTTTGTGGAAAAACGCGTCGTGATGATGAGCGTTGCACAGACGCTGATCGGGCTCGGTACCATGTTCTATCCGATCTTCATCCAGCGGTCGATGGATGCGTTTGGATTTCGCGGATGTATGGCCGTGCTGGCGGCCGTTAACAGCCACACGCTTTTGGCAATGCTCGTGATGCATCCGGTCGAATGGCATATGCGGCTCGTTCCATCTAGCCCCCTGCCAGAGCTTGCcccgatggtggatggaaaagtgGCGGAAAAAACGAGCTCCGAGGATGGAGATGGTTTCGAGGAGTTGCCGGCCAGAGCGCGAGCCCTCAGCCAGCGATCGGCGAAGCTGCGTGGCTCGAGACGAGCGTCATCGATACCGGGACTGGGTAATTGGTCCGGTCCGGTCGTCGTGAGTGACAGCACGGAACGTGACAGCAAACCCGCCACCAAGTGGCAGATTCTGGTGGATTTTCTCGACCTCACGCTGCTCAAGGATCCCGTCTACGTGAACATCGTGCTCGGcatctcgttcgctctctacTCCGATCTGGCGTTTTTCACGCTGCAACCGATGTACCTTTTCATGCTGGCGTTCAGCAAG GCGGACGTTTCGCTAATCATCGCCATCGGTGCCGGAGCGGATCTAATATCGCGCATCTTTCTGGCCATCTCGAGCACATGCCTCAACATTAGAGCCCGTTACGTCTATCTGGCTGGGGCACTTTTTACCATTGTGGCACGTTTCg GATTTTTGTGCGTGTTCGATTTCTACGGCATGGCCATCGTTACCGCCATCATGGGCTTCCTGCGTACCTGGATCCACGTGCCGCTCCCGTTGGTTTTCTCCGAGTACCTGCCACAGGATAG GTTTCCTTCCGGCTACGGATTGTTTATGTTCCTGCAGGGGAACATCACATTCGCGATCGGCCCGATAGTCGGGTACATCCGTGACGTCACCGGAAGCTACACAGTCTCGTTCCACTGTCTCACGCTCGTGATGGCGCTTTGTGTGGTGCCGTGGTTCTTCGAAATTTGCTACTACCGGCTGAAGCGGAAAGCCCGCGATGTGGAAGCCGCACACGGGCCAATACCGGTGATTTGCGAGACGAAGGAGTAG
- the LOC128720010 gene encoding glycogen [starch] synthase: MSRRYSRVESSSDLMQFLDRGHSANTENRWTFEIAWEVANKVGGIYTVIRSKAFVSTEELGDQYCLIGPYKEASARTEVEACEFPSNGPFYRAVTAMRNQGFKVHCGRWLVDGNPQIILFDIGSAAWKMDGYKQELWDSTNIGIPHLDIECNDSIILGYSIATFIDEFKRCAETYSHENEYGPPKIVAHFHEWQAGVGLIALRTRSVDVATVFTTHATLLGRYLCAGNTDFYNNLDKFPVDEEAGKRQIYHRYCLERAATHLSHVFTTVSEITGYEAEHLLKRKPDIITPNGLNVKKFAAIHEFQNMHAMAKEKIHEFTRGHFYGHFNFNIEKTLYMFIAGRYEFSNKGADIFIEALARLNHQLKSNNSDVTVVAFLIFPAKTNNFNVESLRGHAVTKQLRDTINSIQQDIGKRMYETCLQGQLPEGAEILTKEDIVKIKRCLYALQRDGNPPVTTHNVVDDWNDPVLDSIRRCHLFNTKYDRVKVVFHPEFLNSTNPLFGLDYEEFVRGCHLGVFPSYYEPWGYTPAECTVMGIPSITTNLSGFGCFMHEHVADPKSYGIYIVDRRHVGLEESVQQLSKFMYEFSKLNRRQRIIQRNRTERLSDLLDWRNLGIYYRQARVKALQRVYPDYVDESTEYLKRTTDFTYPRPISAPPSPSSSRHTTPAPSLHGSDDEQDSVDSEEELQELKLNSHQ, translated from the exons ATGAGCCGCCGATATTCGCGTGTCGAGTCCAGCTCGGACTTGATGCAGTTCCTGGATCGGGGCCACTCGGCCAACACCGAGAACCGGTGGACTTTCGAGATCGCCTGGGAGGTGGCGAATAAAG TGGGTGGCATCTACACAGTGATCCGATCGAAGGCATTCGTGTCGACGGAGGAGCTAGGTGATCAGTACTGCCTTATCGGACCGTACAAGGAGGCGTCCGCCCGAACTGAAGTGGAGGCGTGCGAGTTCCCGAGCAATGGACCATTCTACCGGGCAGTGACGGCAATGCGCAACCAAGGCTTCAAGGTGCACTGTGGTCGGTGGCTAGTCGATGGCAACCCGCAGATTATCCTGTTCGACATCGGCTCGGCGGCTTGGAAGATGGACGGCTACAAACAGGAGCTTTGGGATTCGACTAACATCGGCATTCCGCACCTGGACATCGAGTGCAACGACTCGATCATCCTTGGGTACTCGATCGCGACCTTTATCGATGAG TTCAAACGCTGCGCCGAGACATACTCGCACGAGAACGAGTACGGCCCACCGAAGATCGTGGCCCATTTCCACGAATGGCAAGCCGGCGTAGGATTGATCGCGCTGCGTACACGCTCAGTCGACGTGGCAACCGTTTTCACGACTCACGCCACCCTGCTGGGTCGGTACCTGTGCGCGGGCAACACCGATTTCTACAACAACCTCGACAAGTTCCCGGTGGACGAGGAAGCCGGCAAGCGCCAGATCTACCACCGGTACTGTCTCGAGCGGGCCGCAACGCACCTGTCGCATGTGTTCACGACCGTGTCCGAAATCACCGGGTATGAGGCGGAACACCTGCTGAAGCGCAAACCCGACATCATCACACCGAACGGCCTGAACGTGAAGAAGTTCGCCGCGATCCACGAGTTCCAGAACATGCACGCGATGGCGAAGGAGAAGATCCACGAGTTCACGCGTGGTCACTTCTACGGGCACTTTAACTTTAACATCGAGAAAACGCTGTACATGTTCATCGCGGGTCGGTACGAGTTCTCGAACAAGGGCGCTGACATCTTCATCGAAGCGCTTGCGCGCCTGAACCACCAGCTTAAGTCGAACAATTCGGACGTGACGGTGGTCGCATTTCTCATCTTTCCGGCCAAGACGAACAACTTTAATGTGGAGTCGTTGCGGGGTCACGCCGTCACGAAGCAACTGCGGGATACGATCAACAGCATCCAGCAGGACATCGGAAAGCGGATGTACGAGACGTGCCTCCAGGGACAGCTGCCTGAGGGTGCTGAGATCCTCACCAAGGAGGACATTGTCAAGATCAAGCGATGCCTGTACGCGCTGCAGCGCGATGGCAATCCACCCGTCACGACGCACAACGTCGTGGATGACTGGAATGATCCGGTGTTGGACTCGATCAGACGCTGTCACCTGTTCAACACCAAGTACGATCGTGTCAAGGTGGTGTTTCATCCGGAGTTCCTGAACTCGACCAACCCACTGTTTGGGCTCGATTATGAGGAATTTGTGCGTGGCTGCCACCTGGGTGTGTTCCCGTCGTACTATGAACCGTGGGGTTATACACCGGCCGAGTGCACCGTCATGGGGATTCCGAGCATCACGACCAACCTGTCTGGGTTCGGGTGCTTCATGCATGAACACGTGGCTGATCCCAAGTCGTACGGTATATACATCGTCGATCGACGCCACGTTGGGCTTGAGGAGAGCGTTCAGCAGCTGTCGAAGTTCATGTACGAGTTCTCGAAGCTTAATCGCCGCCAGCGCATCATTCAGCGCAATCGCACGGAACGGTTGAGCGATCTGCTCGACTGGCGGAATCTTGGCATc TACTATCGTCAGGCGCGCGTGAAAGCCTTGCAGCGTGTCTATCCGGACTACGTGGACGAATCGACGGAGTACTTGAAGCGCACGACTGACTTCACGTATCCGCGACCGATCAGTGCACCACCCAGCCCGAGCTCGTCCC gACACACAACGCCGGCACCATCGCTGCACGGCTCGGATGACGAGCAGGACTCCGTCGATTCGGAGGAGGAACTGCAGGAGCTGAAATTGAACTCGCACCAATAA
- the LOC128731123 gene encoding neurogenic locus notch homolog protein 2-like → MVPDELTPLGTNGNATVVEASGNANFVEENVTSTNRTRQARNVVWATSYSPTSSIYRQTTTNILPMGSTVGTTITCPAGAMLQNGQCVQRAYACGAGYNLVGDTCVGQAVCQQGYNLVGGNCMLQAPCATQTCGAGVQTQAPTVVMQPVAPLAPPPPPPVTTCTCETGATLVGNQCMKRESRQAETRTHETGQLEAPTCPAGYEMNYEECLQHRREEAHCVRGTRQDDVCVTQAICHHPYALDELGQCVRNTSARATCPRDSRMSPSGSCVYATPRCEPGFRPEGSVCVQRSDQPLECTEGELVGGFCVVLEPRCPPEYRLSGTQCLRERRTVPQCPPGSQERDGRCIVQEVQCPPEFTQRDSGSCVRTERQPVFCPPGTTHEGDKCVADEPVCPNDFKYVLTECVRYSQGPARCPPGQELVDGECISSDVSCEVGFELRDGECVRDREAPRTCPPGSELRNELCVMGAPRCTNGFELRDGICVQVSREPPQCPPGALFRAGRCTLRLSECPPGAVRRDEQCIMEDKMVPSCPDGFRLVRDYCLAEPRCDYGFTYNAAASVCRRSMTTAMICPTGTALEGDRCVTREMICLEGTTAQGGQCVSRIVSAPSCPPGSTLIDGRCQSRTAAQCRAGSIAMGGSCEVHETAIPSCPAGYTYSGGQCHGAIAVPRTSVQQPCQYAATNPCIANNPCVNGLCQTSCATPCAAAVTQTQVQTIASTQAAACPEGFSLQQGACVRRATIAAECPYGYMQDSGQCVMYHTMVCANGGVLEGDRCVQFRARVAACREGFQLVGDRCEHTRFKCPPGFRSRGRACVAVSEQPATCPPGIAKVNGYCSAKLTCPTGYYLARGVCHREVKSTIHCPPGYLHMDGECVASPTCPRGFRLDGELCVRQEQRSVTCPPPSRLVRDLCVVGEPVCEHGFNNVGDRCVKTERRRPICPPGSRISGSICVSIRPPQCEPGFQYMAGQCVRIEKRPLQCPHGFTVSGDRCVSRRLNCPPGFEHAGGECVREVRHVLTCPPGSRMIGNLCIVDSPSCEYDYQLVRGECVKVDYHSLDCPPGTILRDGRCVRNAICPPEYMLLGGVCVKQRIVKLSCERGTMQDGVCVAPGPNCPPDFELRRGTCVRRETSELSCTNGATLQDNMCVIGQPVCRDSYQYSGGYCTMIRKQAATCAGSARLQNGMCVTRVTSSRLYCQQGYTLENSQCVRTVYSLAHCTTTSSASTVSTGVSMSQAVQPIQPIQPIQAIQTIQPVPSVYTENRYVTGAEAPVISTVDTQYASTLVTSKTEPDFSTFFSELDTSSTDYSHASVEHTATSDDYSTSSSSDYYSGSSSSGSTDYRYTAGSYGSDYPSASADYSYTSGSYGSASKTTSASDSASREKRCTIIGPRTCTMDGDFSEWTCTQQSYSNVASSFCTSESTVIQLTLDRHISVNETTIVMARSTEMANDEYDDDEDDEAGLDCSECAIHGDSCMRACYTYSECSSCSYETLSRFCDTFNELPQLCAYLKIASPYEH, encoded by the exons ATGGTGCCGGATG AGCTGACTCCGCTTGGGACCAACGGAAATGCTACCGTCGTCGAGGCTAGCGGCAATGCAAACTTCGTCGAGGAGAACGTCACTAGCACCAACAGGACACGGCAAGCGCGCAATGTGGTCTGGGCTACATCATACAGCCCGACGAGTTCGATCTACAGGCAGACGACTACGAACATCCTGCCAATGGGTTCTACAGTCGGTACAA CAATCACCTGCCCAGCCGGAGCCATGCTCCAGAACGGTCAGTGCGTCCAGCGTGCGTATGCTTGCGGTGCAGGCTACAACCTGGTCGGAGACACGTGCGTCGGACAAGCGGTTTGTCAGCAAGGATACAACCTAGTTGGAGGCAACTGCATGCTTCAGGCACCCTGTGCTACCCAAACGTGCGGTGCCGGAGTCCAAACGCAGGCCCCGACGGTTGTAATGCAACCGGTAGCACCACTagcacccccacccccacccccggtCACGACGTGCACGTGCGAAACCGGTGCAACGCTGGTCGGCAACCAGTGCATGAAGCGTGAATCACGCCAAGCCGAGACGCGTACGCACGAAACGGGCCAACTGGAGGCACCCACCTGCCCGGCTGGGTACGAGATGAACTACGAGGAATGTTTGCAACACCGGCGCGAGGAAGCACACTGCGTGCGTGGCACGCGCCAGGACGACGTTTGCGTAACGCAAGCGATCTGTCACCATCCGTACGCGCTCGATGAGCTTGGCCAGTGTGTACGCAACACAAGCGCGCGAGCAACCTGTCCGCGGGATTCGCGCATGAGTCCATCCGGCTCGTGCGTGTACGCAACACCCCGCTGTGAGCCTGGCTTCCGACCGGAAGGTAGCGTGTGCGTGCAGCGCTCCGACCAGCCGCTCGAGTGCACCGAGGGTGAGCTtgtcggtgggttttgtgtggtGTTGGAGCCCCGCTGTCCACCCGAATACCGGCTGTCCGGTACGCAGTGCCTGCGGGAACGTCGCACGGTACCACAGTGTCCACCCGGTTCGCAGGAGCGCGATGGCCGCTGCATCGTACAGGAAGTGCAGTGTCCGCCCGAGTTCACCCAGCGCGATTCCGGTTCGTGTGTGCGCACCGAGCGCCAACCGGTGTTCTGCCCACCTGGCACCACGCACGAGGGTGACAAGTGTGTGGCCGACGAGCCGGTGTGCCCGAACGACTTCAAGTACGTGCTAACCGAGTGCGTCCGGTACAGCCAGGGCCCGGCTCGGTGCCCACCCGGCCAAGAGCTGGTCGATGGTGAATGCATCTCGTCCGACGTGTCCTGCGAGGTGGGCTTCGAGCTGCGGGATGGCGAGTGTGTGCGCGACCGGGAAGCTCCTCGCACGTGCCCACCCGGAAGTGAGCTTCGCAACGAGCTCTGCGTCATGGGTGCGCCACGTTGCACCAATGGATTCGAGCTGCGCGATGGCATTTGCGTGCAGGTGTCTCGCGAACCACCACAGTGCCCACCTGGTGCGCTGTTCCGGGCGGGCAGATGTACGCTTCGCTTGAGCGAATGCCCACCGGGAGCGGTGCGACGTGACGAGCAGTGCATCATGGAGGACAAGATGGTGCCTTCGTGCCCGGATGGGTTCCGGCTGGTGCGTGACTATTGTCTCGCCGAGCCACGCTGTGATTACGGGTTCACGTACAACGCTGCGGCGTCCGTTTGCCGGCGCAGCATGACCACGGCCATGATCTGCCCGACTGGCACCGCACTCGAAGGTGATCGGTGCGTCACACGGGAAATGATCTGTCTCGAGGGCACCACGGCACAGGGTGGTCAGTGCGTGTCACGGATCGTGTCCGCACCAAGCTGCCCGCCCGGTTCCACGCTCATCGACGGTCGCTGTCAATCGCGCACGGCTGCACAGTGTCGTGCCGGCAGCATCGCTATGGGTGGATCGTGCGAGGTGCACGAAACGGCCATTCCCAGCTGCCCGGCCGGGTACACGTACTCCGGTGGGCAGTGTCACGGTGCGATCGCGGTACCCCGCACATCCGTCCAGCAACCGTGCCAGTACGCAGCCACCAACCCGTGCATTGCGAACAACCCGTGCGTGAATGGCCTCTGCCAGACGTCCTGTGCGACGCCTTGCGCGGCCGCCGTCACACAAACGCAGGTGCAAACGATCGCCTCCACGCAGGCTGCCGCCTGCCCGGAGGGTTTCTCCTTACAGCAGGGTGCGTGCGTACGCCGTGCCACCATCGCGGCCGAGTGTCCGTACGGGTACATGCAGGACTCGGGCCAGTGCGTGATGTACCACACGATGGTGTGCGCGAACGGTGGCGTCCTCGAGGGTGACCGGTGCGTACAGTTCCGTGCCCGGGTGGCTGCCTGCCGCGAGGGTTTCCAGCTTGTCGGGGATCGGTGCGAACACACGCGCTTCAAATGTCCGCCCGGATTCCGCAGCAGGGGTCGGGCGTGTGTGGCCGTCAGCGAACAACCGGCCACGTGCCCGCCCGGCATCGCGAAGGTGAACGGTTACTGTTCGGCCAAGCTCACCTGCCCAACCGGGTACTATCTGGCGCGGGGTGTTTGCCATCGCGAGGTCAAAAGCACCATCCACTGTCCGCCCGGGTACCTGCACATGGACGGTGAGTGTGTCGCGTCACCGACCTGCCCACGTGGTTTCCGTCTCGATGGTGAGCTGTGCGTGCGCCAGGAGCAACGATCCGTCACGTGTCCACCACCGAGCCGGCTGGTGCGCGACCTGTGCGTCGTGGGAGAGCCGGTTTGTGAGCATGGCTTTAACAACGTCGGGGATCGCTGCGTGAAAACCGAACGCCGGCGACCAATCTGTCCGCCTGGGTCGCGCATCAGCGGTTCCATCTGCGTGTCGATTCGGCCGCCCCAGTGTGAGCCTGGCTTCCAGTACATGGCCGGCCAGTGTGTACGGATCGAGAAGCGACCGCTTCAGTGCCCACACGGATTCACCGTCAGTGGTGATCGATGCGTATCGCGCCGGCTCAACTGTCCGCCCGGTTTCGAGCACGCCGGtggtgagtgcgtgcgtgaggTGCGCCACGTGCTCACGTGTCCTCCAGGCAGCCGCATGATTGGCAACCTCTGCATCGTCGATAGTCCATCCTGCGAGTACGATTACCAGCTTGTGCGGGGTGAGTGCGTGAAGGTCGATTATCACTCGCTCGATTGCCCACCCGGTACGATACTGAGGGATGGTCGGTGCGTACGCAACGCCATCTGTCCGCCCGAGTACATGCTGCTGGGTGGCGTGTGCGTGAAGCAACGCATCGTGAAGCTATCGTGCGAACGCGGTACCATGCAGGATGGCGTTTGTGTCGCCCCGGGACCCAACTGTCCGCCCGATTTCGAGTTACGCCGGGGTACGTGCGTGCGCCGTGAAACTAGCGAGCTGTCGTGCACGAATGGTGCCACGTTGCAGGATAACATGTGCGTGATCGGGCAGCCTGTCTGCCGGGATTCGTACCAATACTCGGGCGGTTACTGTACGATGATCCGCAAACAGGCGGCCACCTGTGCCGGGTCGGCTCGGCTCCAAAACGGCATGTGTGTCACGCGTGTCACATCCTCCCGGCTCTACTGTCAGCAAGGATACACGCTGGAGAACTCACAGTGCGTGCGTACCGTCTACTCACTGGCCCACTGCACGACCACATCCTCAGCGTCGACCGTTTCGACTGGTGTGTCGATGAGCCAAGCGGTTCAACCGATTCAACCGATTCAACCGATTCAAGCGATCCAAACGATCCAACCGGTTCCGTCGGTGTACACCGAGAATCGGTACGTGACCGGAGCTGAAGCTCCCGTCATCTCGACGGTCGACACGCAGTACGCGTCTACGCTCGTCACTTCAAAGACCGAGCCTGACTTCAGCACGTTCTTCAGCGAGCTAGACACCTCTAGCACTGACTACTCACACGCGAGCGTCGAACACACTGCCACCAGCGATGACTACTCAACCTCCAGCAGCTCCGACTACTACTCCGGAAGCTCCTCTTCCGGCAGTACCGATTACCGGTACACCGCCGGCTCGTACGGTAGCGACTACCCATCCGCAAGTGCTGACTACTCGTACACAAGTGGGTCGTATGGCAGCGCAAGCAAGACCACCTCAGCATCCGACAGCGCGTCACGGGAAAAGCGCTGCACCATCATTGGACCACGCACGTGCACCATGGATGGTGACTTTTCGGAATGGACGTGCACGCAGCAATCGTACAGCAACGTGGCGTCGAGCTTCTGTACCAGCGAGAGCACCGTGATCCAGCTGACGCTTGATCGGCACATTTCCGTCAACGAAACGACGATCGTGATGGCGCGATCGACTGAAATGGCGAACGATGAGtacgacgatgatgaggacgacgaAGCGGGTCTGGACTGTAGCGAGTGTGCGATCCATGGTGACTCCTGCATGAGGGCGTGCTACACGTACAGCGagtgcagcagctgctcgtATGAGACGTTGAGCCGTTTCTGTGATACCTTCAACGAATTGCCGCAGTTGTGTGCTTACTTGAAGATAGCTTCGCCGTACGAGCACTAA
- the LOC128731134 gene encoding uncharacterized protein LOC128731134, whose amino-acid sequence MYRKDHQLVRRLTIYLVGMVLSFQLCNATKITSKSVPAVCLNGKYDRTGKCVCNPGYSEYQGNCFLTSPISSCPPGSIMFGGICREAVPATETFIVVPPLRVTLITPELPDPLDPIYADNDDRDEDDDNDEINSSPIKNKHLNISYEKIVQNDNVINNETTHNTENINNIVVHITRKMVNGAVKSIVIKNNETTVHEEKIESDQDALDSNCTLEAVTTEAPAKDLPCCTIVSPRLCRRQQEKENDPRWVCFHRKQYVCDKVCTAKVMYLRPRHPSFRHPWLVMPPMVNSQFYRRKQYLRTGKIDTSQKAHLPTLKTAVIADCSGCLRGQNRCHPNCYTYDCMHNNSCSFVQQETFCKDKHDYVCILMEEKPSNTTRV is encoded by the coding sequence ATGTACCGCAAAGATCACCAGCTTGTGCGTCGGCTCACGATCTACTTGGTGGGCATGGTCTTGAGTTTTCAACTGTGTAATGCAACGAAGATAACTAGTAAAAGTGTACCAGCGGTGTGCTTGAACGGCAAGTACGATAGAACCGGCAAGTGTGTCTGCAATCCCGGGTACAGTGAGTACCAGGGGAACTGCTTTCTAACATCGCCTATCTCGAGCTGCCCCCCGGGGTCGATTATGTTCGGCGGGATCTGCCGGGAGGCTGTACCGGCCACGGAAACTTTCATTGTAGTGCCTCCATTGCGTGTCACACTGATAACCCCGGAATTGCCGGATCCGCTCGATCCCATCTACGCCGATAACGACGATcgcgacgaggacgatgataatgatgagATCAATTCCTCACCCATTAAAAATAAGCACTTGAATATAAGCTACGAAAAAATCGTCCAAAATGACAATGTAATCAACAACGAGACTACGCACAACACGGAAAACATTAACAATATTGTTGTACACATTACGCGCAAGATGGTCAATGGAGCCGTGAAGAGCATCGTGAttaaaaacaacgaaacgacCGTACACGAGGAGAAGATCGAAAGCGATCAAGACGCTCTCGACAGCAATTGCACGCTGGAAGCCGTCACAACAGAAGCACCTGCTAAGGATCTGCCCTGTTGCACGATCGTGTCCCCGAGACTGTGTCGCAGGCAGcaggagaaagagaacgacCCGCGGTGGGTATGTTTCCACCGGAAGCAGTACGTCTGCGACAAGGTTTGCACAGCTAAAGTGATGTATCTACGACCCCGACATCCAAGCTTCCGCCATCCCTGGCTGGTGatgccaccgatggtcaactcGCAGTTTTATCGGCGGAAACAGTACCTGAGAACAGGTAAGATAGATACCAGCCAGAAGGCGCATCTTCCCACACTCAAAACGGCTGTGATTGCAGATTGCTCCGGATGTCTGCGTGGCCAGAACCGATGCCATCCGAATTGTTACACGTACGACTGTATGCATAATAACAGCTGCAGCTTCGTACAGCAGGAGACGTTCTGCAAGGACAAGCACGACTACGTGTGCATCCTGATGGAGGAGAAGCCATCCAATACTACGCGCGTTTGA